CTAACCAAACTAGAGCCTATGAACGGTCGACTAAGCAATTCTCGACACCCACGACTCACCAAAGCTAAGTGGTTGCATCGAAGGCCTACCTAGTCCAAGAATGGGCAAACGAGCACTCGATTTCCGACTCAGCATCAATGACAGTCCATGGATTGCACATGCAAAGCCACCCGAGGCTTATATGTGCACCATATCCTCAAAAGATAACTTCTAGTAGCatatgaacaaaagaaagagttgAATCGTCCTCGACCCAGTTCTAAACAAAGCTGTGACACTCATCCCCTGCACCTAAATGGCGAAACCACATCCCGATTTCCATATGCAAAGCTTGGGCGGGGCTAAACGGTGTACTCAAGACCCTAGTAGTAGCTCCAAACTTGTACAAAGTCAGTGAACACTCTACTTGCTCATGCCCATGATCTCTATCCCTATCTCACTTGTAatctctccctcactctctctctctcgtaccAAGATAGGAAGAATCTGCCACATGCAAACCTGATCTTGACCTCGCCTACCCCTAAATTACCCTAGAGTGGCATTACCTGTGAAGAATAGAGAAGTTGGTTCACTTGCCTGGTCGGGTATTGCGAACAAGCAAGCAATTAGCGAATGGACTTTCAGACGGTGCAACTAGCTTCGATGGCCTCCTCTTGTGCTTGGGATGTTCAAAGAGACCAGCTGGTGCCGTCAACGAGTCTCCAGCGCCAGTTTTCTCTAGAGGGTTGCCTCTATTGCGACTGGTTAGAGAGGAGGAACGGTGTGGGGTAATGTTTCTACAAGGGAGTTAGGAGAAGGGCCATACAAGAGTTGGGTTGCAGGACAtttaagggaaagaaaataaaaaatggtagCTCCTTGCATCTCCACCCGGCATCCACGTGGGGGAAAATTCCTTTGGCAGCCATCCCTCGACCTTTCTAACCAaaccaaagaaaggaaaatggctGGCTTACACAAGTGGGCCTTCTTAACATTATTTCTTTTACCCTTTTTCCCATCATATTTCCTTAGCCCATATAATTTTTGACATGAACATCTTCTCTTCGCTGGCCACAAGAAATCGATGCCACCCCATAGTTCCCTACTTTCTCTCGAAGTTACCCGCCTCCCGCGCACAAGCAACTTCACAATGCGGGATAGTGGATTTACTCCGGGGACCCTCAACAAACTTTCATCAAGACACGTGCAACCATTAAAGTTTCAAACATCGTATGTTTTTAGGGACTCTTGGAATCCATAATTTAGCAGAATTAGGACATAATTCTATCCACGGTATTGTGATAAggttattttcctaaatattgTAATGACTTAGTTTCTAAAATGCGCAATTTAACTGACGCAAATTCGAGGGTCACATTGTTGGTCCTAGGCAAGGGTGGCTAGCCCACGCTAGAACTGAGTAAAGCCTCGTCAGCCCAGGCGAGGGCCAGAGGTCGTCGGATGTGGGTTGGCAACGAATGTTGGTGAGGGTTGGCGACGACCATTGGATTTAGACTCAAGCATAGCAACAACTGTTGATGAGGGCTAACGAGGCCAAATCGTGGGTGCCTACCTAGATCTACACAATGTCAACTATCACTCACTAGGCTTAAGCGAGCGCCAACGTCACCCAAATCTGGGTGCCCTCGCCTAGGCCCAACAAGGGTCGTCAACCCTCACTTAAGGCCAACCTAGGGTTAGCAAAGGTTGCCGGCCTCTCTAGTGATGGGTGGCGGTCGCTGTTGTGGTGGCAGCACCCATCGACAGACTTTACTCTGTCCAatccatttttctctttttttcagtttttcttttttaaataaaattttagcttttttatatgaaaacaaaaaagccatgtaggagagagaaattaatttaaaaataccaTGTCAGTATTTTTCATAAGACAAGTTAACAATGTTAACGGAAAGACTCCATttaatcaatttgacaagttttaagacttggttgtatttttcaagttttatgacttaattacatttttataacaagttttataacttgTCATACacatatctaaaaaaaaaatgagagcatttcaagttctcatttgaaattttcccttataACAATTCTACCTCTTCAGTACATAATTCTTCATCAAAGACCTTGCACATTATCCTCCTAGCCTGCCTAGACCAATAGAAACGACTCTGTGAACATTAGTTCGCATTGCTTGATGGTGAGTCGGTGACATGTGAAGAGGTAAGCAACCGAAAGCATCGAAATTATTCAAAGTCGAGGATTTccaattcagaaattggaaattGGAGATTGTTCGTTTAAATTTCACAAACTACAAGCAAATTGCTCTCGCTTTTGCAAATCAAAGTTTTAAACCTAACTGGTTCATGGACTCGCAGTTTATATCACAGTCCTCTAGGTAGCCCCGTCTTCATGTCTTTGCCCTTGGCTCGAACAAACCGAAATACGAAGGTAGTTAAAAGATTCGCATGACGCGGGCACGGAGATTTCAAACCAAGCCAACTGTGCAACTGATATTGAAAGTAACATGTTCTCCCTACGTGGACACGAGTCGAAATTCAACCGATGTATGCATATGTCGAGATCAATCTGGATCCAATATAAATTGGTCTTTACGTCGGTCCAAGAATCCATCAACTATATAGTCTTTATAGTTGGGCTTTCTGAACTGGGCTTACAAAATTGAAACCGAAGGGCCTCGTATTCGGAACTGCTCAGGACACTTTCAAGCTAACAGATCGGCCTTTTtcaaattccagaaaaatacaagaatatTATACTCGATTAGACAGCTCGACGTTTTCCGTGAGTTTAAATCTTTACGAAACGTTTCGTATCCGGACAAAAAAGGGCGAGTCGTGTCCACGTGGCCATTTCTCGTTGGCGGGCGCGAAAGGGCTCGGTCGCCACGCGGGCCCACCTAAGTTGGCGCGATGATGGGACCTAATGGTCAACCCGGCGGTCAAAAGCCAACCGGCCTGGCCTCCTCTTCATGAACGTCACGTGGAgactccccctcccctccccctttccttttgtGCTTCCGCATGTCCAGCTCATCCCCATTAATTTccctttaaaaaatgaaaaaataaataaattataataatccttttaccaaaaaaaaagaaaaaagaaaaaagagagaagcttTGTTTTACTTTGGTTATTCATTAAAGTTCCCAAATGTTTTTCAAGGTTGTGAAGGCCCCGTTGGCTGTTCGGAAGCGCGAGCCACCGCTTACCCCGTAATTACTGCAATGATAATGTTGTTTTTTATGTTCGCTTGCCTTGTACTCTCGTCAGTTGACAAGGATCTTAATTTatgataatataaaaataattatcaagCAAGCAGTTAgatattttttacattttaaaattttgaattcgtAACAATTATCAAGTACTCCGTATATCTctcatttttgtcttttgtgaaaaattaattCCTATTAAAAAACATATCGAAATCTTGACCTCTTTTCATAGGCAGCATGTGCATTCGTCTTCTAGTCAAGAAGATGAGTTGCATCAAGACAATTTGGTAATTCATTCACTTGCTATGCTCCTGTAAAAACGTTTACTTGTTATTGAAGTAAGACCGACATTTTCAATTGATCCTTTACCACATGATTAAGTCTTCTCGAGGTTAACTGTGTAATAAAAAGTTCTCTATCTTCTTCATGAAGAGTTTactctatcttcttcttcatgaacaGTTTCCGCATTTTCAATTATGATAACTTACCATAGAATCCGCAATAACCTAAACTCTAAAAAGATCAACACTTTCAATTCACATTGCAAAGAATTTTAGTATTCACGACAtatcttttctttcaaaattattataataatattgcAGCAAAAATGAACGGGTGTTATTTACCATGCACGAAATTATCATGAAAGTGACTAAAGAATCATCGGCTTCTAAAAAAACGCGGTATAGAAACTTTAACTCGATGCAATTAAGGTGATTgtgcaatttcaaattcaaaatcccAAACAAATTTGGTTAGATTTTTCAACATTATCACCGGAAGgatccattcctttttttttttttgtatcttatttttttccccaaaaacaGATACTAAATACGGTTAGCCCCCTCCCATGCAGTAGCTAATGTTTTCAAGATCAACcgtatttatattttaaaagaaaattcgaaaaacaaataaaaaataaaaaataaaaaacggtGGTCGTTTAAGAAACCGCAAAAAGctaaaaaaggagagaaaaccAGACCAATCGTCTTCCCCGTTCGGAGTTCCCCCCCCCTGCGAGATTCGCGGTCAGTTCGCAACACTGACATGCCGCCGATTCTCTCAACATCGCTCCGTCCGCATTGCTCGAAACCGCCGTCCCTCCCACTCCCTCCCCCGCGCTAGTCCCCCTCCATGCGCCGCAGCCCCGCCGTCGCGCCGCCGCTCTCCGTCTGCCCCTCCTCTCCCCCTCCGTCCGGAGATTCCCGTTCCCCGCCGGGGCGGAGCAACGCCGCCCGCGGCTCGCGCGCTCGCGGCGGAGGACCGATCGCGGCGCGGCGCGTGAAGCCCGAGAGCGGATTCCGCCGGGGCATATGACGCGTTGTTGCTCCCTGGGAGCTCGAGTGCAGGAGTGGCTTCGCGATTACGACAGGCTCCAGAGCTTCGTCGTCATCCTCATCTACGTCCAGGTAAAACCCCTAGGTCCTAGGGTTTGTGCATCTTCGATcgcttcctttttcctttttttcccttgacgGTATTCCTCGCCGTCGCTTGTCGCGTTCCGTTCGttgggattttttaaaattcttgcTCTGCGTGTTTCGTCGTAGATTGCTTGCGCGCTTATCGGATCTCTGGGGGCATTGTATAATGGAGTGTTGCTCATCAATTTGGCGATTGCGCTCTTCGCGCTTGTGGCGATTGAGAGTAGCAGCCAGAGCCTGGGTCGGACCTACGCCGTGCTCCTCTTCTGCGCCATCCTCCTTgatgtcttctggttcatcctTTTCACTCACGATATATGGTGAGTGCGTACGATGATTTAGATTGGTTGTTCACATGATATTGTCCGTTTAGAATAATAACCGGTTGCAGTGGTCAGAATGATCGAATTCCTAGCCTTAACGGATGTTATGGCCTTTCTAAAGTGTCAGAATTTTGGTGCACTCGTTCTGCTTCTCAGTCGAATCTTCTCTTTGAGGGTTTAATGAATTCCATCAGCAAATGAGCAGATTGATTGCCAAGATATTGCTGATTTGTTTACTAATGGGTTGACTTGGTTATTACAGCAACATAGTATGTCACGGAGGTAGGAGTCCTCTATAAACTGTCAGGGACTAATTTGTGCTTGTACCTGTTGCTTAATATGTATCTCTTGGTAACAGTCTGTAAACTGTTAAGACTTAATGCATAGCCATTGCAGCATACAATTTTGCAAGGCTCTTATATTTCCCAGCACCGGGATTGAGTTGTCTGTGAACTTATGGTTTATGAATTATCCCATATCACAATAGTAGATCTTACCAGTAGTAAACTCCTGCCCAAGAAACTTACTTATGCTTTGTGAATAGGGTCTCAAAGTTTTCTTGACATGACCAGAACCTTCTTACTAGTGCCATGAGATGGACTAACTTGTGAAAAAACTGACATACATCTTAACTAAAACAGGAGTTAGTTTAACAATAAATTTTCTAGCTTGTCCGTTATTTACAAGTGGAAGTTACTTGTCATGCTTCTCAACCACATTGCTTTAGAGCAATGCTGTACACATCCTTTGCGCTTGCATCTGGTTTGACTGACATGTTAATAATGTCCTTTTCAATGCTCAGTATGCTTAAAGTTATCATTCATCTTAagctcttctctctttctcttagCAAAATTGGAAGTCAAAGACTCTGATTGGTGACGAGCAGGGAAAGTCAGTAGACAAAGTCAGTTTTATAGCTTATGCTGATAGGTTGCCAAAGATATGGACTGGATTATTTTATCTCATTTATGTTGATGTTAGACACCTTTATACTTGACATTGTTTGAGTAGCAAGTGTCAGGACAGTGTGTTTATGCACAACTTTGTATCTAGCGGAACTGGATATTATTCATGTctttgtgaaattttctttttattcaattcACTCCCAGACTAAaatttcccccctttttttgcAGGAACATCTCATCTGAAAGTTATGGCGTGTTTGTAATCTTTTCAGTGAGGCTTACCCTGGCAATGCAAATTGTTGGGTTTTCTGTGAGGCTATCATCCTCATTCATATGGATCCAGATTTACAGGCTAGGGGTTTCATCTTCACTATGCGTGGCTTCTCAAGAACCAGATTTTGATTTGAGAAATAGCTTTCTAAGTCCTGCGGCTCCTACAGCAGTTGGGCGATCCTCAGATTCTGACGATGTCTTAGGAGGCTCCATTTACAATCCTGCttatttttcatctctttttgaAGATAGGCGAGACAATGGATGCTCACATGGGGTGAAGTGTTTTTCAACAAACTTTGTTGTTTGTTTATCTCTCTTATCACATGCGCACTCTCTCTGCATGGATGCTTTTATCTGAGATGTCTGTTGCATTTCATCTGGATCGACAAAGCCTGTTTGTGCATGAAGTTGAAGTTTTTGATGACTTCTTGCTTTCCTAAAGAAATATTTTGCCGGCTTGGAAAAAATTTTATGCTTATGCTTAGAAATCTCTATGATGTATCTTCCATCTACGGGAATGCTCTTAATCTGTTATTCTTGATGACATGTTGTACTGGATTGTCAATGTTTGTTC
The nucleotide sequence above comes from Eucalyptus grandis isolate ANBG69807.140 chromosome 2, ASM1654582v1, whole genome shotgun sequence. Encoded proteins:
- the LOC104433755 gene encoding uncharacterized protein LOC104433755 isoform X1: MTRCCSLGARVQEWLRDYDRLQSFVVILIYVQIACALIGSLGALYNGVLLINLAIALFALVAIESSSQSLGRTYAVLLFCAILLDVFWFILFTHDIWNISSESYGVFVIFSVRLTLAMQIVGFSVRLSSSFIWIQIYRLGVSSSLCVASQEPDFDLRNSFLSPAAPTAVGRSSDSDDVLGGSIYNPAYFSSLFEDRRDNGCSHGVKCFSTNFVVCLSLLSHAHSLCMDAFI
- the LOC104433755 gene encoding uncharacterized protein LOC104433755 isoform X2; its protein translation is MTRCCSLGARVQEWLRDYDRLQSFVVILIYVQIACALIGSLGALYNGVLLINLAIALFALVAIESSSQSLGRTYAVLLFCAILLDVFWFILFTHDIWNISSESYGVFVIFSVRLTLAMQIVGFSVRLSSSFIWIQIYRLGVSSSLCVASQEPDFDLRNSFLSPAAPTAVGRSSDSDDVLGGSIYNPAYFSSLFEDRRDNGCSHGVESLTDMPQNDSSLTKS